ACCGTCCGCCCCTCGACGTCACCGTTGAGGTCGGCGACGTGGACGATGTGTGCCGCCAGATCGGGCGGCGTGTGGTACTGCTCCAGCGGTGCGTGTGGGTCCTCGAACCCCGCAACGACGGCCAACTCCTGGGCCAACCGCCGGCGCGTCGCACCCGCAGTTCCGTCTGTCATCGTTGAAAATACTTTCCGGGTATACGGATAAATATTTGTATGCGTATTAGTTATATCTTGGGCGGCAGTTACTCGCATCCGAAGCGATCGAGGCCGACCTGCTCGCTCGCGACGCCGTCCGGGTCGGCGGCCCACGGCGTCCGCGCGTCCCTGACGGCGTCGGCATCGGTCGACGGCGGGTCGGCGGGCGCGTGGCCCCCGCACTCGGGGCCACACTCGCGGGCCGGATCGACGAATCGCCCCTTCCACGCACAGTAGGGCAACACGTCGTCTCCGCCGAACGATGGGCCCTGTGGCTCCACTTTTGTACAGCCTGGAAGCTGGTCGGGGCGCCAGCCCTTCCCGTAGGCGCGTTCGGCGACCCGCCGCCGGAGCGCGGCCTTCTCGTCCGCGCCGACGAGTTCGATATCGATTTTGGCCGGGGACGCCTCGATGACGGCCGTTCCCGGCTCGTCGCTCGGCAGCGACTCGGCCGCCCGGACGACCTCGAACGTGCCCGCCTCGGGGTCGAGGCGCCACACGCCCACCGGGTCGGGAATCCGGTTCAGATGCGCGCCGGTCACGTAAGACTCGGTGGCGAGGACCACCTCGTCGAACAGCGCCAACGAGACGTCCTTGCGCAACTGGAGTTCGAGCTCGCCGGGACGGTCGAGGTCGGGTTTGTTCTCGATGGCTCGCAACCCGCCGATCCAGTCGGGATACGGACTCGCCTGCCGGACGTACCGCTGGCCGCTGCGACGTTCAGTTTCGAAGAAGCCGATCTCGGTGGCGCGGTCGGCGATCGCGACCGCACGCCTCGGGCTGACGTCGATCGCCGCCCGCGGCCGGCGCGCACGCCCGACGCCGACGTCGCTCTCGATGGCAGGTCCGGGGATCGCCTCGGGGGTGATCTCGATCCGGCGTTCGAACTCCGGCCCCGGCAGCACCTCGACCACGTCGACGATCCGTGTGTGGGTTCCGAGCTGCCGGGCGACGACGCCGTCGCTGTCGGCTTCGAGGGCGGCACACGCCGCGAGTTCGAAGGCGAACTCCCGCACGGTCTATTCGAGGGGTGGCGTCGACAAAAGCGACGCGCTCGCGGGAGTCCACTCGAGCGAACGCGACGCCCGCTATGCGAACGCGAGGTCCTGTTCGGCTTCGAGCAGTTCGTGATAGCGGTTGCGGATGGTGACCTCGGAGATGTCCGCGACCTCCGAGACCGCGGCCTGGGTCGTCTTCTCGTTGGTGAGCAGCGAGGCGGCGTACACCGCGGCGGCCGCCAGCCCCACCGGCGACTTCCCCGAGTGGACGCCCTGCTCTTTGGCGTTGCCGAGCAGCTTGCGCGCGCGGTTTTCGGCCTCCTCGGAGAGATCGAGGTCGCTGGCGAAGCGCGGCACGTAGCTTTCGGGATCCGCAGGCGCGACCTCGAGGCCGAGTTCGCGGACGACGTAGCGGTAGGTGCGGGCGATTTCGCTCTTTTCGACGCGGGAGACGCCCGCGACCTCGTCGAGGCTGCGCGGGACGCCGGCCTGTCTGGCGGCGGCGTACACGGACGCCGTCGAGACGCCTTCGATGGAGCGTCCGGGGAGGAGGTTGTCGTCGAGCGCGCGGCGGTAGATGACGGAGGCGGTTTCGCGGACGTTTTCGGGGAGACCGAGCGCGGAGGCCATGCGGTCGATTTCGCCGAGGGCCTGTTTGAGGTTGCGCTCCTTGGAGTCCCGCGTGCGGAAGCGCTCGTTCCACTTGCGGAGTCGCTGCATCTTCTGGCGTTGCCGGGAGTCCAGGGAGTTCCCGTAGGCGTCCTGATCGCGCCAGTCGATGTTGGTGGAGAGCCCCTTGTCGTGCATCATGTTGGTGGTGGGGGCGCCGACGCGGGACTTTTGATCCTTCTCGGCGCTGTCGAAGGCGCGCCACTCGGGCCCGCGGTCGATCTCGTCCTCCTCGACGACGAGGCCACAGTCCCGACAGACTGTCTCGCCGTGCTCCGAATCGGCGGCGAGTCGGCCGCCGCACTCCGGGCAGCCGGTCGTCTCCTCGTGGTCGGTCTCCGCTTCGGTCTCGGTCTCGGTCGTCCGTGTTCGTGTATGTTCGCTCATGCTACGTGGCGGGGGCTGCCAGGTAGGGATTTACCCCAGAAAGACCCGGTCAGTTGTCGTATATAACGTATGGGCGAGCAATATTTAAATACTTCGGTGATTTCGCCCCCCGTACCAGCCGTCACACTGGTTTTTGACGCCCCTACCGTCCCGGTGGCCGAACGATGCGGTGGCGATTTACTTCGGTACGGCGTGTGTGGCTGTATGGACCGTGACGCGTTCGCTGCCCGCATAGATCACACCGTCCTCGGGCCGGAGACGACACCCGGGGCGGTGGAGGCGGCCCCCGACACTGCCACGGAACACGGGATGAACGCCTGCGTTCCGCCGTATTATCTCCCCGACGCCGCCGAGTACGCGCCGGCGGTGACGCTCGTCACCGTCTGTGGGTTTCCCCACGGCCAGGCGGCCCCGGAAGCCAAGGAGATCGCCGCCGAGGCCGGCGTAGCCTTCATCGAGACCGCGACCGGGTTCTCCGCCGCCGGCGCGACCGCCGAGGACGTCGGTATCATGTCGGAGTACCTCCCGGTGAAAGCAAGCGGCGGGATCGGCGGCTTCGAGGCGGCGCTGTCGATGTTCGAAGCGGGAGCCGATCGGGTCGGCGCGTCCGCCGGGGCGGCCATCGTCGAGGGCTTCGACGCCGAGGCGGTGGCGACGGCGTCGTTCGATCCCGGGGCGGAATGATCGCCCCGACAGCGCCTCCCGAAACGTCGCCCTTTTGAACGACGGCGCATAAAAAACGGTAACCGATGGCCACCTACCACATCGAGACGTACGGCTGCACTTCCAACCGTGGGGAGAGCCGCCGGATCGAGCGCTCTCTCCGGGACGCGGGCCACCGCCCCGTCGAGGGGACCGCGGAAGCGGATGTGGCCATTCTCAACACCTGTACCGTCGTCGAGAAGACCGAGCGCAACATGCTGCGCCGCGCCGAGGAGCTCGAATCCGAGACGGCCGACCTGATCGTCACCGGCTGTATGGCGCTCGCGCAGGGCGAGGCGTTCGCCGACCTCGACGTCCAGGTGCTACACTGGGAGGACGTCCCCTCGGCGGTCACGAACGGGGAGTGCCCGACGACGACCCCGGACGCCGAACCGATCCTCGACGGCGTCGTCGGCATCCTTCCGATCGCCCGCGGCTGTATGAGCAACTGTTCGTACTGCATCACGAAGTTCGCGACCGGACGGGTCGACTCCCCCACGATCGAGGCGAACGTCGAAAAGGCGAGGGCGCTGGTCCACGCGGGCGCGAAAGAGATCCGCGTCACCGGCCAGGACACCGGCGTCTACGGCTGGGACACGGGCGAGCGGAAGCTCCCCGAGTTGCTCGATCGGATCTGCGACATCGACGGGGAGTTCCGCGTTCGGCTCGGGATGGCCAACCCTGGCGGCATCCACGGCATCCACGAGGAACTCGCGGACGTCTTCGCCGACAACCGGAAGCTCTATGATTTCATCCACGCGCCGGTTCAGTCGGGCTCCGACGAGGTGCTCGAGGCGATGCGCCGCCAACACCGCGTCGGGAAGTTCCGCGAGGTCGTCGACACCTTCGAGGGTCGCCTCGACCACTGGACCCTCTCGACGGACTTCATTGTCGGGTTCCCGACCGAAACGGAGGCGGACTTCGAGCGCTCGATGGCGCTTCTGGCCGACGTCCGCCCCGAAAAAATCAACGTCACCCGGTTCTCGAAGCGCCCCGGTACCGACGCCGCCGAGATGAAGGGTCTCGGCGGGACAATAAAAAAAGAGCGCTCAAAAGCGATGTCGGAGTTGAAACGCGAGATCTGCACCGAGACCCACGCTTCGATGGTCGGCGAGACCCACGAGGTACTCGCCGTCGAACCCGGAACCGGCGACTCGATCAAGTGCCGCGACGAGGCCTACCGACAGGTGATCGTCACTGACGCGGCCGAGCGCGGCGTCGAGGTCGGAGACCTCCTTGAGGTCGAGGTTACCGCCCACGAGGCGATGTACTGCTTCGGTGAGCCGATCTGACCCGGGCACACGCTACCGCTCGGCGGCGTCTTTCCACTCGCCGATGCCCTCGGGGTCGAGATGCAGGTGGACGTCACCGACGTCCTCCAGCGACCGCAGCGCCGCGACGAGTTCGGTCTCGATGTCGTGGGCCTCGACGAGCGTCAACTCGCCGTCGACCTCGACGTGGGCTTCGACCTCGAGGTCAGTGCCGTCGTAGAAGACGACGAGGTCGTGGACGCCCGAGACCGCCGGGTGCGACCGGAGAGCGTCGGCGACCGCCCGGCGCTGCTCGTCGCTCGGAGCCGCGCCGATGAGATATGAGACGTTCTCGCGGCCGATCTCGACGCCTTGGTAGACGACGAGAAGGCTCACGAGGCCGCCGGCGGCGGCGTCGAGAGCCGGATACCCGAAGAAGACGCCGGCGACGCCGACCAGGGCGGCGACCGACGTGTAGATGTCGTTGCGACAGTCGACTGCCAGCGCCGAGAGCGCCGAGGACTCGACCGTCGCGTTGACGTGGACGGTGTACCAGTACAACAGGTACATATCGGCCATCGAGAACGCCAACGCGCCGACGAGCAGGAGGTCGAACCGGACCGACGGCCCCTCGATGAGACCCTGTGCGGAGTCATAGAGGAGGTTGAGCCCCAAGAGCACGACGACGGTGCCGACGAACAGCGCGGCGAGCGGTTCGACGCGCTGGTGGCCGTGTGGGTGGTTCGTATCGGGGTCGTCGTAGACGCTCCGGCCCCACACCAACACGACGACGCTCGCGACCAGGTCGGCGACAGAGTGGGCGGCGTCGGCCAAAAGCGCCACCGAACCGAACGCGAGACCGACGGCGGCCTCGACGACGATCTTGATCGCGTTCCCGAGGACGTTGACGACGCTCGCGCGGGTGAAGCCGCGCCTCGCGGCGTCGGCGTCGAGTCCCGCTTCGGCGACGGCGGTGTCGCTCACGGCGTGACGTACCCGAACCGGTCAGATAAACCATCGGATTAGACGGATCGAAGCGAGTCCTTCGACGGTGGCGAACTGTCGTCGTTTGCGGGGGACGACAGCCGTCGTCGGTGCAGACGACGAAGCGCCGTTGCTCACGGGCGGCGCCGGTCTGTCGATCACTCGCCGACCAGTACCGCGCCGTCGTCGGCCGTCCGCGTCCCCGGCTGTTCGGCGAAGGCCTCCCGGAGTCGGTCGTAGCTCTCCTCCAGGGCCTGGACGATGACCTTCGTGTCCGAGCAAACCGGCATGAAGTTCGTGTCGCCGTCCCACCGCGGGACGACGTGGGTGTGGAGGTGGTCGTCGACGGAGCCGCCGGAGGCGTCGCCGAGGTTGAGCCCGACGTTGAGGCCGTCGGGGGCGAACGCCGCCTCGAGCGCCGTCATCGTCCGCTGTTTGAGCCGGGCGTGATCCGAGAGCACGGCCGCGTCGAGGTCGGTGTAGTCGCCGGTGTGAGGCCGCGGGATCACCATAACGTGGCCCGGGTTGTACGGGTAGTTGTTCAGGAGGACGAACGCGTGTTCGGACTCGGCGGCGACGCGCGCCTCGCGGGCGTCGTCCCGGTCGGGGAGGACGCAGAACGGACACCCGTCGACGCCGGCCTCCGAGCCGTCGCGTTCGACCCACTCGATGCGCCAGGGGGCGAACATTCGCTCCATGCGCCTCCTTCGGACGGCGCCGGCATAACGCTGTTCGCCCGCTTTTAGTATATAACTCTGTCGGCCGTTCAGCGCGGCTCCGAACGATCGTACTGGCGCAGAATCGCCTGTGAACGGTTTCGATGCTATAGAGCCGGTTGCAGGCGGGAGCCGTCCGACGGCTGAACGGTCTCCAACCGACGCGGCGTTTTAGGGGATGTTCGGGGCTACCGACGGGTGATCATGTCGACGCGACTCGACGACGACGGCGGAATGACCGAGCGCTGTGAGACGTGCGGCCGCGAGACGCTCCACGACGTCTCGATTCACCTCCGAACCGAGAGCCGTCGGGCGAAGAACGCCGAGTTCTCGCGGGAGCCCTACCGCGTCGCGACCTGCCGGTGTTGTGGGGCCGAGCGATCGCTCCGGATGAACGACGCTTGAGCGCCGCGGCTTCGCGGCTGTTCCGGCGCGGAAGCCGGGACCGACGGATCAGAATCTTCTTTGTGCGCCTCACCCGAGACGGAGGTATATGATTCCGATCGACGACACGCCCCTGTGTCGGGACGGGAAAGTACTCATTTTGGCCTACGACCACGGCCTCGAACACGGTCCCGTCGACTTCGAGGGAGTTCCCGAAAGCGCCGACCCACGGCGCATCTTCGAGGCTGCCACCCACCCCGCGGTCACGTCGGTCGCCGTCCAGAAGGGTCTCGCGGAGGCGTACTATCCCAGCTACGAGGAGAGCGTCTCCCTCCTGGCCAAGCTCAACGGGACCTCGAACCTCTGGATGGGCGAACCCGACTCGTCGGTCAACTGCTCCGTCGAGTACGCCGCCGAACTCGGCGCCTCGTCGGTCGGTTTTACGATCTATGGCGGCTCGAACAACGAGATCGAGATGGCAGAGGAGTTCCGCGATGCCCAGGAGGCCGCCCGCGAGCACGACCTCCCCGTCGTGATGTGGTCGTACCCGCGCGGGCAGGGCCTCAAGAACGATACCAAGCCCTCGACGATCTCCTACGCCGCACGGCTCGCCCTCGAGTTGGGCGCAGACGTCGCCAAGGTCAAACACCCCGGCAGCCACTCGGCGATGGAAGACGCAGTCCGAATGGCCGGCAAGACGAAAGTCGTCATGTCCGGCGGCTCCAAGCGCAGCGATCGAGCCTTCCTCCGGAGCGTCAAAGAGACGATCGACGCAGGGGGCAACGGCCTGGCCGTCGGCCGGAACGTCTGGCAACGCGAGAACCCCGAGCGCATCCTCGACGCGCTCGAGGCGGTCATCTTCGAGGAGGCGACCGTCGACGAGGCGCTCGCCGCAGTCGAGTAGATGGCGGACGCTCCCGACGCCATCGACGCCGTCGTCGACGCGATCGCCTCGACCGCCCCGGAGATCCGTTCGGGGCTTGCCGGCCGTCGCGCCTACGACGACGGCGCGAACCCCTCGGGCGATCGCCAACTCGAGGCCGACGTCTACGCCGACAGGCTCCTCGAGGAGCGGCTCCTCGGAATCGACTCGATCGCGGGATACGCGAGCGAGGAGCGCGACTCGGTCGTCGCCCCCGACGCCGCTGGGGGGGCCGCAGATGGGGACCGACACTACGTGGCGGTCGATCCTCTCGACGGCTCCTCGAACCTCAAATCGAACAACACGATGGGGACGCTGTTCGGCGTCTACGACGAACCGCTGCCGGCCGGCGGGTCGGCGCTCGTCGCCAGCGGATTCGTCCTCTACGGCCCGATCACCACGATGGCCCTCGCCCGCGAGGGAACGGTCACCAAGTCCGTGATCGACGAGGGGACCCGGCGGGTCGTCGACCCGGACCTGACGCTCCCCGAGGAGCCGACCGTCTACGGGTTCGGGGGGCGCGTTCCCCGGTGGCGCGCTAACTTTTCGGCGTACGTCTCCGAGGTCGAATCGGAGCTGAAACTCCGCTACGGCGGCGCGATGATCGGGGACGTAAACCAGGTGTTGACCTACGGCGGGATCTTCGGCTATCCCGGCCTCCGGGAGCGTCCCGAGGGCAAACTCCGGTTGTGTTTCGAGGGGCATCCGATCGCACACATCGTCGAGACAGCCGGGGGCGCCTCCTCGAACGGCGAGCAGTCGCTGCTGTCGTTGACGCCCGATCGACTCCACGAGCGCACGCCGCTTTTTGTCGGCAACGAGTCGTACGTCGACCGACTCGAGGCCGCACTCGGGTGACGGGGCGCTCGGCCGCCCCGGTCGGAGCGGCCGAAGCCGCCAGGGCGAAGCCCGACGCCACCCTGTAGCAGCCATCGCAAGTGATTACACATCGATCGCACTGCCGTCGTGCGATCGAGTGTGCGGTGTCTTCCGGTCGCTACTATAACAGACGTGTGATGCGGGAGCGAGAGACCGCCCCCGGCGTCGCGCTGCCCGGCGTCGGGGACGGCGAGCCCGCGACCTACGTCTGCGGGTCGCCGCAGGTGTAGGCGGCACTGCCGTGGACGCCAGCAAACGTCGGGTCGAGATGCACCGACGTGTCGGCGATCCGGGAGGCGTCGGTCGGGAGGTCCAGCCCGCCGTAGGTCGGCACGTCGGCGTCGGAGCGGGTCGGCCCGGATTCAGGGATCGGGACGCACTCGAAGCGCCCCTCGGTCCCCGAAATCCCGTCTCGTTCGTGTTCGCGCCCACGTTGATCGCGACGCCCTGTATCGGATCGGTCACCAGTAGGTCTCGGGGTTGTCGAGCCAACGTCGTCCCCGGGCCCCGAGGGCGATCGCCGCCAGGACGAGCGCGACGAGCGCGAGAAGAGTCACGGCGGCGGGCGCGACGTCCGGCCCGACCGACAGCGTCGTCAGGAACAACTCGGAGGCCGATCCCGCCGTCCAGACGACGACGAGCACGACGAGGGCGGCCGAGAGGAGTCGTGTCCGATTCATACGTCACCTAGAGACGAACACGTATAAAAACCATCGCCGGAGTGCGGCTGTTCGTCGCGGTCTTCGGTGCCCGGTTCCGGAGGGCCGATATGGCCTGACGACGAACGCCCGCTATGACCACCATCGCCGTTCTCGCCGACCCGCCGCATCCAGACACTGCACTCCCCGAGTTGGTGGCCGACTCGCCGCTGTCGGCGGCGGCGGCGGCTTCGCTGTACGCCGCGTTGCTCAAGGACACCGCCCTCGCGGCCGACCGAAGCGGCGGCGAACTCCTCGTGAACTACCGCCCCGCGGAGGCGCTCGGCCTCGACGTCGACTCCGAGGTCCGGCTCAGATCGGTCCTCGAAGGGGTGATCGACCCCGAGGAGGCCCGCTTCGAGGTCCAGGTCGGCGAGACGTTCGCCGGCCGGGCCGGCAACACGGCGACGCATCTCCTCGAGACCGAGGGCGTCGGATCGGTCGGCATCGCCCGCCCCGAGGCGGCGCTGTTGGCGCGAACCGACATCGACAGCGCGGCGATGAAACTCCGGAGCACGCCCGTCGTCCTCGGCCCGGCACCGGGCGGGCACGTCACCTACGCGGCGTTCGCCGAGCCGATCGATTTCGGGGCGTGCTATGCGCCGCCGGCTCTGGAGACGCTGACGGATCGCGCACTCGATGTGGGCCTCGAGGTCGGCTTCCTCGAGTCCAAGCCGTACCTGCGGCGCAAAGCCGACCTCGCGAACCTGATCGTCGACGTCCGGACGAGACGAAAAGCCGATGCGCTCGTCCCGCCACATCTAGCCGAGTGGGTTGGGAGCTGCGATCTCACCGTGCTCGCTGATGGGGACGGTCTCACGCTCGAGGAGTGAGACGCGCGCGGCCGCGAGACATCATATTCGGGGGCGTTGGACTGACGATCGCTTCTCGGCGGGACTGCGGACACAGCGGACTCCGTGGACGGACCGGCGTCGTGGCTCGGAGCCCGGAGGACCGCGAAAACGGTTGGGGTGGGGGATAGGGGGGTGGGAGCACAGGCGTCTGCGTGCGCCCCAATAACGTTGTTTTCACCAGGGGTTTATAATATTACCGAACTATTGCGTATGTGGGTAAATATCATTATTTGTAAGCTCTCGTCGCGATAGCGCGGTCGACTCCCTCCGGTGGCCGTCGAAGGAGTCACCCGCTTTATTGCCCCACGGCCGTTCGGGGCCTCTCCGGTGAGTTGTCGGCTCCGTTTCAGAGAACACGGGGGTTCGGTCTTTGCCCCCACGGTATAGTAGCGATCGGAAGACACTGCACACTCGATCGCACGACGGCAGTGCGATCGATGTGTAATCACTTGCGATAGTTACTATAACGCGGAGAACGTCCGTCGGTTGCCGACCGCGTCCGGGCGGGTAGTATCGCGGGACAAGAGATATTTTCGTGCGGGGTTCGCGGGACAAGACGACATTTTCATACGTGCCGGGCGCAGATACGGTCGTAGACTCAGACGGGTGTGACCTCGGTGTCTCGAGTGTGGTTCGGCGCTCCCGCGACGGCGTTCGTCCGGGGCGTGACAGCCGCCCGAAAGGCGTCGAAATCACCTGACGTGGGTCGATGCGGAAGAACAACTATCGGTGGGATGGCAGAGCGGCCCATTGCGTCTGCCTTGAAAGCAGATGGCGCAAGCCTCCTGGGTTCGAATCCCAGTCCCACCGCATCGCTACAAACAGCAACGAGCGGTAGCACCGGGATTCGGCCGTTTCGTCCGCCGAGAGGTGCACCGAGAACCCCTCCCGTCACGGGATTTATCACCGACGGGAGCCTAGTATCGTCCGTGAGCACGCGAACGAGCGCCCTGAACAACCGGATCCTCGGCGTCGACATCCAAAGCGGCGACGTTCGGGGCGACGCCCCGTCCTACGCCGTCGTCACCTACGACGGGGAGACGATAGAGCGCGACGTCGTCTCGCTGCGGAAGCTCCACCGCCGGATCGGGAGTGAGGAGCCGGCCATCGTAGCGACGGACAACACCTACGAACTCGCCGAGGACAAAGCGGGGTTGATCCGATTCCTCCGGGGGTTGCCCTCCGAGACGAAACTCGTCCAGGTGACGGGCGACGAGCGGCCGGAGCCGCTCTCGCGGGTCGCCGCCCGCCACGGCGTTCCCTACGGCAAACAGCCGATGGAAGAGGCCGAGGCGGCGGCCCGGCTCGCGGCCAGAAACGTCGGCTACGAGGTCTCGGCGTTCACCAACACGACCGAAATCAAGGTTTCGCGGGGGCGCTCGACGGGGAGCGGCGGCTGGAGCGAGGACCGCTTCACCCGCCGGATTCACGGCTCCGTTAAAAAGGCCGCACGCGAGGTCGAGTCGGAACTCGACGCGGCGGCCCTCGAGTACGAACGGGACGTGACAGAGAAGTACGGCGGCTATTCGCAGGCCCGTTTCGAGGTCGAGGCGACGCCCGCCGAGCTCCCCGTCTCCGAGCACCGCGCCGGGGACACCCGGATCGAGATCGAGCGCGAGCGTCGCGACGGGATCGAGTACCGACCGCTGGCGAAGCGTCGCGACCACGTCGTCGTGGGGATTGATCCCGGCACGACCACCGCCGTCGCCGTGACCGATCTCGACGGGGACGTTCTCGACGTGTGGTCGAGTCGAACGGTCGATACGGCCGACGTGATCGAGTGGATCATCGAACACGGCCGGCCGATCGTCGTCGCCGCCGACGTCGAGCCGATGCCCGAGACCGTAGAAAAGATCAGGCGGAGCTTCGACGCCGCCGACTGGATCCCCGACAGCGACCTCTCGGTCGACCGGAAGCTCCACCGGACGCGGGAGGAGCACTACAATAACGATCACGAGCGTGACGCGATGGCGGCGGCACTGTTTGCCTACGACGATCACGCAGACCAATTCGAGCGGATTGCCGAGAAGGTCCCCCCACAGTTCGACCGCGGGGAGGTCATCGCCGCGGTCGTCTCCGGCGACGAAAGCGTCGAGTCTGCCCTCGAGGGGATGCGTGACGAGGACGGGGACGAACCCGAGGAGTCGACCCACGACCCCCGGGAGCTCACCGACGACGAAAAGGAGATCAAACGGCTCAAGGACCGCGTCCAGCGCCTCGAAACACACGTCGAGGAACTCGAAGCGACGGTCTCACAGAAGGACGAGCGGATCGAGGAGTTGGAGTCAGAGCTCTCCGAGGCCCGCCGCGAGGAGCGCCGGGACGCCAGAGAACGCCGCGAGGTAACCCGGCTCGAACGGGAGACCGAACGGCTCAAGCGGGAGCTCTCCGAGGCCGAATCGGCGAACGAACGACTGGAGGACAAACTCGAACGGCTCAAGGAGCTGTGGAAGCTCGACCACTCGAACTTCGCCGACGTGGCGGAACGAAAACGCGGTCTCGTCCCGGTCAAACCGATCGAGCAGTTCACCAAGGACGCGATCCGGCGCGCGGACGAAGCGTACGGCGTCGCCCCCGACGACGTCGTCTACCTCCGTGACGCAAGCGGCGCCGGACGCGAAACCGCCGAACGGCTGGCAGCGTACGATCCACGCGTCGTACTCCGGGATGGTGGCCTCTCCGAACAGGCCGACGAGGTCCTCTTCGAGCACGAGGTTCCGGTCGGTTCGGCCTCGGAGGTTGCGATCCAGGAAGTCGACGAACTCGCTGTCGCCCGCGAAAGCGAGGTCGAGGCCGTGATCGAGGACTGGAACGATCGGGCGGCCGAGCGGCGACGCGAGCGGAAGGCCGCCGAAATCGACCAGTTGATAAGCGAACACCGAGCGCGGGATCCCGAGCGGAGCGGTTGAGTCCGCTATCGTACTCGGGTTGTCCGGCCACTGGCGGGCGCCCGTCCGACGGCCTCACGACTCCCGGGCGGTGATATCCGCCATCGAAACCATCCCGAGGAAATCGTCGTCTGCGACGGGGATGTGATCCGTGTCGAACGTCGTCATCATCGCGGCGGCCTCGTTCAGCGGACAGTCCGGCGGGACGGCCTCGGCGGGTTGTGTCATCACCACCTCGACGGTGGCGGTGGTCGGATCACGGCCGTCGGCGGCGGCGTCGAGGATGTCGCTTTTCGTCACGATCGCAGGTGGAGCCGTCGTCACCAACAGCGCGCCCAGCCCCCGTCTTCGCATCTCGGTCGCCGCCGTCGACACCGTCTCCTCCGGCTGGATGATCTCCAATGTTTCCGTCATCGCCTCTTCGACGAGTGTGGCGTGTTCGCTCATCGTGGTAAACGTTCTCACACATTACACTTCAATCGTCGGATTCCGGGGCGTTTATTTTCACCGCCGTCCGTCGTCCTTTCATTTCGTCCTGTGGCTCTCCGGGACAGTCACCACCGGAACCGAAGCCGAACGAACAGTCCGTTCGGTGACGCTCCCGAGGAGTCGCCGCTCCAACCCGCGGCGCCCGCGCGCACCCATCACGACGAGATCGATGTCGTGTGTCCCGACGTACGATTCGATCGCCCGGCGGATCGACGAAGCGGTCTCTGTGGCCCCGACCACGGATCCGACGCCGGCGTCCTCGGCGACGGACGTCGCGGCGTCGACGAGTTCGCTCGCCGGCCTGTCGCCGGCGTCGGTCGGCGACCCGACTGCTGGATCCGACTCGTCGGCGACACAGAGCACGTGCAACGTCGCTCCCGTCCCCGCCGCGAGTTCGACCGAGAGCTCGAGGGCCGCCTCCGCACCCGCGCTCCCGTCGGTCGGCACGAGCACGCCCCTGGCGGGATACGTGACCGAGTCGTCGGCCGGATCGAGGGTGAGTACCGGCACGCTCGAGCGCCGGAGGACGCGATCGGTCGTGCTCCCGAGCAACAGGCGCTCGAGTCCGGTTCGTCCCCGCGTCGGCATGGCGATTAGGTCGATCCCGTACTCCTCTGTGTAGGCGTCGACGGTGGCGGCCACGCCGCCCTGGACGACGTCCGTGACGGCCGGGATCCCCCGCCCCGTGGCGCGTTGTGCCGCCGCCTCGACGACCGTTTCACCCTCGCGCTCGAGGACGTCGACGATCTCACCCTGGATCCGCGTGACGCTGTCGTGGGCAGT
The genomic region above belongs to Natronomonas moolapensis 8.8.11 and contains:
- a CDS encoding DUF5787 family protein encodes the protein MREFAFELAACAALEADSDGVVARQLGTHTRIVDVVEVLPGPEFERRIEITPEAIPGPAIESDVGVGRARRPRAAIDVSPRRAVAIADRATEIGFFETERRSGQRYVRQASPYPDWIGGLRAIENKPDLDRPGELELQLRKDVSLALFDEVVLATESYVTGAHLNRIPDPVGVWRLDPEAGTFEVVRAAESLPSDEPGTAVIEASPAKIDIELVGADEKAALRRRVAERAYGKGWRPDQLPGCTKVEPQGPSFGGDDVLPYCAWKGRFVDPARECGPECGGHAPADPPSTDADAVRDARTPWAADPDGVASEQVGLDRFGCE
- a CDS encoding cation diffusion facilitator family transporter, encoding MSDTAVAEAGLDADAARRGFTRASVVNVLGNAIKIVVEAAVGLAFGSVALLADAAHSVADLVASVVVLVWGRSVYDDPDTNHPHGHQRVEPLAALFVGTVVVLLGLNLLYDSAQGLIEGPSVRFDLLLVGALAFSMADMYLLYWYTVHVNATVESSALSALAVDCRNDIYTSVAALVGVAGVFFGYPALDAAAGGLVSLLVVYQGVEIGRENVSYLIGAAPSDEQRRAVADALRSHPAVSGVHDLVVFYDGTDLEVEAHVEVDGELTLVEAHDIETELVAALRSLEDVGDVHLHLDPEGIGEWKDAAER
- a CDS encoding HIT family protein, which produces MERMFAPWRIEWVERDGSEAGVDGCPFCVLPDRDDAREARVAAESEHAFVLLNNYPYNPGHVMVIPRPHTGDYTDLDAAVLSDHARLKQRTMTALEAAFAPDGLNVGLNLGDASGGSVDDHLHTHVVPRWDGDTNFMPVCSDTKVIVQALEESYDRLREAFAEQPGTRTADDGAVLVGE
- a CDS encoding transcription initiation factor IIB — encoded protein: MSEHTRTRTTETETEAETDHEETTGCPECGGRLAADSEHGETVCRDCGLVVEEDEIDRGPEWRAFDSAEKDQKSRVGAPTTNMMHDKGLSTNIDWRDQDAYGNSLDSRQRQKMQRLRKWNERFRTRDSKERNLKQALGEIDRMASALGLPENVRETASVIYRRALDDNLLPGRSIEGVSTASVYAAARQAGVPRSLDEVAGVSRVEKSEIARTYRYVVRELGLEVAPADPESYVPRFASDLDLSEEAENRARKLLGNAKEQGVHSGKSPVGLAAAAVYAASLLTNEKTTQAAVSEVADISEVTIRNRYHELLEAEQDLAFA
- a CDS encoding tRNA (N(6)-L-threonylcarbamoyladenosine(37)-C(2))-methylthiotransferase, with product MATYHIETYGCTSNRGESRRIERSLRDAGHRPVEGTAEADVAILNTCTVVEKTERNMLRRAEELESETADLIVTGCMALAQGEAFADLDVQVLHWEDVPSAVTNGECPTTTPDAEPILDGVVGILPIARGCMSNCSYCITKFATGRVDSPTIEANVEKARALVHAGAKEIRVTGQDTGVYGWDTGERKLPELLDRICDIDGEFRVRLGMANPGGIHGIHEELADVFADNRKLYDFIHAPVQSGSDEVLEAMRRQHRVGKFREVVDTFEGRLDHWTLSTDFIVGFPTETEADFERSMALLADVRPEKINVTRFSKRPGTDAAEMKGLGGTIKKERSKAMSELKREICTETHASMVGETHEVLAVEPGTGDSIKCRDEAYRQVIVTDAAERGVEVGDLLEVEVTAHEAMYCFGEPI
- a CDS encoding deoxyribose-phosphate aldolase codes for the protein MDRDAFAARIDHTVLGPETTPGAVEAAPDTATEHGMNACVPPYYLPDAAEYAPAVTLVTVCGFPHGQAAPEAKEIAAEAGVAFIETATGFSAAGATAEDVGIMSEYLPVKASGGIGGFEAALSMFEAGADRVGASAGAAIVEGFDAEAVATASFDPGAE
- a CDS encoding DUF7835 family putative zinc beta-ribbon protein yields the protein MSTRLDDDGGMTERCETCGRETLHDVSIHLRTESRRAKNAEFSREPYRVATCRCCGAERSLRMNDA